A genomic region of Tigriopus californicus strain San Diego chromosome 1, Tcal_SD_v2.1, whole genome shotgun sequence contains the following coding sequences:
- the LOC131878935 gene encoding band 7 protein AGAP004871-like: MNSDGGHQLAAGSNEKLLPSAPTSASPYPPDIDMDKPTIAEVRMARQQKNMAPPDDAQNNYEIQAVTTLPHKRTEDISRFGTMLLSAISFLLVLVTLPFSLCYCVKVVQEYERAVIFRLGRLKKGGASGPGLFFILPCIDNYRCVDLRTVSYEVPPQEMLSRDSVTVSVDAVCFYKISNPLAAVCNVGNYTHSTNLLVATSLRNVLGTKTLAEILSERETICHVMEHILDEATRPWGVKVERVEIKDVRVPVQLQRAMAAEAEAAREARAKVVAAEGEQKASKHLKEAALVLEESTSALQLRYLQTLNAISTEQSSTIVFPFPIDSLSLSMGVGKDKKQK, from the exons ATGAACAGTGACGGGGGTCATCAGCTAGCAGCCGGCTCCAACGAAAAGCTTTTGCCTTCTGCCCCGACGTCCGCCTCCCCGTATCCTCCAGACATCGACATGGACAAGCCAACCATAGCCGAGGTCCGGATGGCACGCCAACAGAAGAACATGGCGCCGCCTGACGATGCTCAGAACAATTACGAAATACAAGCAGTCACGACCTTACCCCACAAGAGGACCGAGGACATCTCGAGGTTCGGCACCATGCTCTTGTCTGCCATATCCTTCCTCCTGGTCCTGGTCACACTGCCATTTTCGTTGTGCTATTGTGTTAAAGTGGTCCAAGAGTACGAAAGGGCGGTCATTTTCAGATTAGGTCGATTAAAGAAAGGCGGGGCCTCGGGGCCAGGTCTTTTCTTTATCCTACCCTGCATTGATAACTACAG ATGTGTTGATCTCAGAACGGTGTCGTATGAGGTGCCTCCCCAAGAGATGTTGTCCCGAGATTCAGTGACAGTGTCGGTAGATGCCGTGTGCTTCTACAAAATATCCAATCCTCTTGCTGCCGTCTGTAATGTAGGAAACTACACGCACTCCACAAACTTGCTGGTAGCCACTTCGCTCCGGAATGTGTTGGGTACAAAGACCCTGGCCGAGATCCTCTCTGAGCGTGAGACGATCTGCCATGTGATGGAGCACATCCTTGACGAGGCCACACGGCCGTGGGGTGTTAAGGTGGAGCGTGTGGAGATCAAGGATGTGAGGGTGCCCGTGCAACTTCAACGGGCCATGGCCGCAGAGGCCGAAGCGGCTCGAGAGGCTCGAGCTAAGGTCGTCGCCGCCGAGGGAGAACAAAAGGCCTCCAAACATTTGAAGGAGGCTGCCCTGGTACTGGAAGAGAGTACCTCAGCCCTTCAACTCCGTTATCTGCAGACCCTTAATGCAATATCTACTGAACAGAGCTCAACAATCGTGTTCCCATTCCCCATCGACAGTCTGTCCCTCTCCATGGGGGTAGGGAAGGACAAGAAGCAAAAATGA
- the LOC131878867 gene encoding uncharacterized protein LOC131878867, translated as MPGVLLSMDLDDISVVKLDSDDFSDSSSRPEIVELSEDAAGKTPVVVAPWDAKAKPSQRRGRGRPRKTLTTSTGSEGLKQGPSRGRGRPKTRPRSPKDTPIKVRRRQRADPSDDSSTDTDLALAPFCDSDCEAVQRLKWPKCRVSLRFLNADQVRRWTPGRVKAPKSWTKTLTMQGQTVRVQEEVEPQSTRRERRQDFDSRVYDLPRRSTRDRKVRYDDDAYTSFEDESDDSMMPLKRRKRLKKSRKARRARSREYDEEGSEHSDDVGSESSSSSSEDEKLRREASKPLISDFKVISTIDMDSACNRKFKTSGYTMTPHGRSKEAKYWLWFVQYVVDFWPDMDPFHPTGHSITAFLQFLRNYGFFSNTHLTKAKRMILNTASLAPKDKCGLMRTLMLPRKSEVSKHDEKKNQRTLAKYVKYGTKALDPFVAFCHGLQPPVNPFTCDITVIKAFLKAFRFQFLLNQGNSLDGFILNLCKYHRDKSTLQQMPEIQSLLQCYQGRCLGLLSWKDITEEQSNSVLDCTPDYRYEKYLKKHETADDFWRERIVFQAMESIFNEDSQTSAKNTQAILYDKATNLGVSPEMMVANFCKMAIPLESFPSTIKEFLAKNPEGDFYEEHHVNKMIQRVRDRKIPLAQACFDLGLAFRSFQSKVGRIKDKEEVEVTKPQAPKKNALEKQLETGEKTQDMSDYEAMRLRNIQERLALFKQLNFESFKPEPEKRAPKKKEVELREKSQRVIRNQGSALERKAHQMKKDEVFIPSVDLNLTELASLGVPFTNKRKFLSCLQQELAEDLEESSSHNGKPHVPYSGVFKVTENISLTNERLTCLAIGPTSKHLDLLAAGDREGSLHFWLRSSDSNGSSTARSCSFHPHVGLLSQTAFIHPNRIVTSGLDGFMRSIDLTAQKVAPVLKWFDHGTLEEHYEIKYFSHRNENELIVSRGLPMAISLLDLRSGILEPLLNDPDLNPNFTLTSIYPQNNNYFSTLMNESIALYDIRQSSQAISSASIASPRQADFSPDGSLLLAMSGSSAKVFRVDPTNFTLQETGVDLSPLNSTRKSIPANGRPICWNPMDKHAVFGAVKSFKAARALETTTVGSFCAKTGELNSDLDLLIQDSAAGFVALGSKNTLVVMNANASGSVSLAVGVSSS; from the exons ATGCCTGGAGTCTTATTATCCATGGACTTGGACGATATCTCGGTGGTCAAACTTGACAGCGATGATTTTTCGGATTCCTCTTCTCGGCCGGAAATCGTGGAACTAAGTGAGGATGCCGCCGGAAAGACCCCCGTTGTTGTTGCCCCATGGGATGCTAAGGCCAAGCCTAGCCAACGCCGGGGACGAGGCAGGCCTCGAAAAACACTAACGACGTCCACTGGGAGTGAGGGATTGAAACAAGGCCCTTCACGTGGGCGGGGTAGGCCGAAAACCCGTCCTCGGTCCCCGAAAGATACTCCAATTAAAGTTCGTCGGCGACAGAGGGCGGATCCTTCGGATGATTCATCCACCGACACGGATTTGGCATTGGCTCCATTTTGCGATAGCGATTGCGAGGCGGTTCAAAGGTTAAAGTGGCCCAAATGTCGGGTATCCTTGAGGTTTTTGAATGCAGATCAGGTCAGGCGATGGACTCCCGGCCGGGTCAAGGCACCCAAGTCATGGACAAAGACCCTCACCATGCAAGGCCAGACCGTTCGTGTGCAAGAAGAGGTTGAGCCCCAGTCAACCCGGAGAGAGAGGCGCCAAGATTTTGATTCTAGGGTGTATGATTTACCGCGACGATCCACGCGGGATCGCAAGGTGAGGTATGATGACGATGCTTACACCTCTTTTGAGGATGAATCTGACGATTCTATGATGCCCTTGAAGCGAAGAAAACGCCTCAAGAAGAGTAGGAAAGCCAGGCGGGCTCGAAGTCGAGAGTATGACGAGGAGGGTTCGGAGCACTCGGATGATGTCGGATCCGAGAGCTCATCCAGTTCATCCGAGGACGAAAAGTTGAGACGAGAGGCGAGCAAGCCCCTAATATCTGACTTCAAAGTGATTAGCACCATTGACATGGATTCGGCTTGTAATCGGAAATTTAAAACATCGGGCTATACTATGACCCCCCATGGTAGATCCAAGGAAGCCAAGTATTGGCTATGGTTTGTTCAATATGTCGTAGATTTCTGGCCAGACATGGATCCGTTTCATCCCACGGGCCACTCGATAACGGCTTTTTTACAATTCCTGCGCAATTACGGATTCTTCTCCAATACCCACCTGACCAAAGCCAAGCGGATGATTCTCAACACAGCTTCTTTAGCGCCCAAAGACAAGTGCGGGTTAATGAGGACTTTAATGCTGCCAAGGAAAAGCGAGGTGAGCAAGCATgatgagaagaaaaatcaacggACCTTGGCCAAATATGTCAAGTATGGGACTAAGGCATTGGACCCATTCGTGGCCTTTTGCCATGGACTTCAGCCTCCTGTGAATCCGTTTACGTGTGACATCACGGTAATCAAGGcgtttttgaaagcatttcgctttcaatttcttttaaatcaAGGGAACTCACTGGATGGTTTCATTCTGAACCTGTGTAAGTATCACCGAGACAAGAGTACTTTACAACAAATGCCTGAGATTCAAAGCCTATTGCAATGCTATCAAGGCCGATGTTTGGGTCTTCTCTCGTGGAAAGATATCACGGAAGAGCAATCCAATAGTGTTCTCGATTGTACGCCGGACTACAGATATGAAAAATACTTGAAGAAGCACGAAACCGCCGACGATTTCTGGCGGGAGAGGATCGTCTTTCAAGCTATGGaatccattttcaatgaagaCTCCCAAACTAGTGCGAAAAATACCCAAGCCATCCTTTACGACAAGGCCACCAACTTGGGCGTATCTCCCGAAATGATGGTGGCCAACTTTTGCAAGATGGCCATTCCCTTGGAGTCATTCCCCTCGACAATCAAAGAGTTCTTAGCCAAGAATCCGGAGGGCGATTTCTATGAAGAGCACCATGtgaacaaaatgattcaacGAGTGCGAGACCGAAAAATCCCCCTTGCTCAAGCGTGCTTCGATCTAGGGCTGGCGTTTCGCTCGTTTCAAAGCAAGGTCGGTCGAATCAAGGAcaaagaagaagttgaagtgACCAAGCCTCAGGCTCCCAAAAAGAATGCGTTAGAAAAGCAACTCGAAACCGGAGAGAAGACCCAAGATATGTCCGATTATGAAGCCATGCGACTTAGAAACATCCAGGAAAGGCTGGCCCTCTTCAAGCAACTGAATTTCGAATCTTTCAAGCCCGAACCCGAGAAACGGGCtcccaagaaaaaagaagttgaGCTAAGGGAAAAATCCCAAAGAGTCATTCGAAACCAAGGTTCAGCTTTAGAACGAAAGGCTCATCAGATGAAAAAAG ATGAAGTCTTTATTCCGAGCGTGGATTTAAATCTAACCGAACTAGCTTCGCTAGGAGTTCCTTTCACAAATAAGCGCAAGTTCCTCAGTTGTCTTCAACAAGAATTAGCCGAAGATTTGGAAGAGTCCTCCTCCCACAACGGAAAACCCCACGTGCCTTATTCTGGAGTGTTTAAAGTGACCGAAAACATCAGTTTGACCAATGAAAGGCTCACTTGCTTGGCAATTGGGCCCACGTCCAAACACCTGGATCTCCTCGCCGCTGGAGACAGAGAAGGCTCTCTTCACTTTTGGTTGCGGTCTTCAGACTCAAATGGATCAAGCACAGCACGATCTTGCAGTTTTCATCCTCATGTTGGACTTCTTAGCCAAACCGCATTTATCCATCCGAATCGCATCGTCACGAGCGGTCTCGATGGTTTTATGCGATCCATCGATTTGACTGCCCAAAAAGTTGCACCCGTACTAAAATGGTTCGATCACGGTACCCTCGAAGAACACTATGAAATCAAGTACTTCTCTCATCGAAACGAAAACGAGCTAATTGTTTCTCGTGGATTGCCAATGGCCATATCTCTTCTGGATCTGCGAAGTGGCATCTTAGAGCCCCTATTGAACGATCCTGATCTGAATCCCAACTTCACGCTTACAAGCATTTATCCCCAGAACAATAATTATTTTTCGACCCTCATGAACGAGTCCATTGCCTTGTACGACATCCGACAAAGCTCCCAAGCGATATCAAGTGCTTCGATCGCATCTCCACGTCAAGCCGATTTCTCCCCTGATGGATCTCTCTTGTTAGCCATGAGTGGATCATCCGCCAAAGTGTTCCGAGTGGATCCAACAAATTTCACTCTCCAAGAAACCGGAGTGGACCTGAGCCCCTTGAACAGTACCCGCAAGTCGATCCCTGCCAATGGGCGTCCCATATGTTGGAATCCCATGGACAAACACGCAGTATTTGGAGCCGTGAAGTCATTCAAAGCGGCCAGAGCTTTGGAAACAACCACTGTTGGAAGCTTTTGTGCCAAAACCGGAGAGTTAAACTCGGATTTGGATTTACTAATCCAGGATTCTGCGGCGGGGTTCGTGGCCCTTGGTAGTAAGAATACCTTGGTCGTAATGAACGCAAATGCTTCCGGGTCGGTTAGCTTGGCAGTTGGCGTTTCTTCCTCGTGA
- the LOC131878965 gene encoding amiloride-sensitive sodium channel subunit gamma-2-like, whose amino-acid sequence MERSDEGFPVQQKIQENYLKVDVYYQTFNVRSVSEVPQYSGDSLFAALGGALSFYLGVAIVIGFELVELFVLVFASIWSHQTQSPKKSFMKNSDALENNRAILKAQ is encoded by the exons ATGGAAAGGTCTGATGAGGGATTCCCAGTCCAACAGAAGATTCAAGAAAATTACCTGAAAGTCGACGTCTACTACCAAACTTTCAACGTGAGAAGCGTGTCCGAGGTCCCGCAATATTCA ggaGACTCACTATTTGCTGCATTGGGCGGAGCACTCTCCTTTTACCTGGGCGTGGCCATCGTCATTGGCTTCGAATTAGTGGAGCTCTTCGTTTTGGTGTTCGCCTCAATCTGGAGTCACCAAACCCAATCACCAAAGAAGTCCTTCATGAAGAACTCGGACGCTCTGGAAAATAATCGGGCGATATTGAAAGCCCAGTAA